In one window of Chloroflexota bacterium DNA:
- the iolD gene encoding 3D-(3,5/4)-trihydroxycyclohexane-1,2-dione acylhydrolase (decyclizing), whose translation MAQALIRYLQQQYVERDGVEQQFFAGCFGIFGHGIVAGIGQALQQSPSFRYYQTRNEQAMVHTAAAFAKTRNRLQTLVCTSSVGPGATNMVTGAATATINRLPVLLLPGDIFARRNVGPVLQQLEFEASQDVSVNDAFRPVSRYWDRINRPDQLLTALPAAMRALTSPAETGAVTLALPQDVQTEAWDYPTELLGKRVWRIGRNRPDRSALERAAAWIRAARRPMIVAGGGVIYSEATDALRQFVEATGIPVGETMAGKGGLRFDHPLCLGAIGATGTLAANRIAADADLVIGIGTRYSDFTTASKTGFQNPDVRFININVAEFDAAKHGALMLVGDARATLDELGALLDGHGVEPAFRRRAEALHGEWEAEVERIYGIRHQPLPSQGELIGAVNEHGDHDAIMVCAAGSLPGDLHKLWRTRHPKQYHLEYGYSCMGYEIAGGLGIKMAAPDREVYVMVGDGSYLMLSSEIVTSVQEGMKLTIVLLDNDGYKSIGALSRSLGQSGFGTRYAFPHEGSLPGDELADHVQRLPVDLAANAESLGAQVIRCYTYDEVVTALQTAKTNTRTTVIYIRNDRLEGVPGYDSWWDVPVAEVSAMPEVQQKRREWEPMRAKERLFLGTE comes from the coding sequence ATGGCGCAGGCGCTGATCCGCTACCTCCAGCAGCAGTACGTGGAGCGGGACGGCGTCGAGCAGCAGTTCTTCGCCGGCTGCTTCGGCATCTTCGGGCACGGCATCGTCGCGGGGATCGGGCAGGCGCTCCAGCAGTCGCCGTCGTTCCGCTACTACCAGACCCGCAACGAGCAGGCGATGGTCCACACGGCCGCCGCGTTCGCCAAGACCAGGAACCGCCTCCAGACCCTGGTCTGCACGTCGTCGGTCGGGCCGGGCGCGACGAACATGGTCACCGGCGCGGCCACGGCGACGATCAATCGCCTGCCGGTCCTGCTGCTGCCCGGCGACATCTTCGCACGGCGAAACGTCGGGCCGGTGCTCCAGCAGTTGGAGTTCGAGGCCTCGCAGGACGTCTCCGTCAACGACGCGTTTCGGCCGGTCAGCCGCTACTGGGATCGGATCAATCGGCCGGATCAGTTGCTGACGGCGCTGCCGGCCGCCATGCGGGCCCTGACCAGCCCGGCCGAGACCGGGGCCGTGACGCTGGCGCTGCCCCAGGATGTCCAGACCGAAGCCTGGGACTACCCGACCGAGCTGTTGGGCAAGCGGGTCTGGCGCATCGGGCGGAATCGGCCGGACCGGAGCGCCCTCGAACGCGCCGCCGCCTGGATCCGCGCGGCGCGGCGGCCGATGATCGTGGCCGGCGGCGGCGTGATCTACAGCGAGGCGACGGACGCCCTGCGCCAGTTCGTTGAGGCCACGGGCATTCCGGTCGGCGAGACGATGGCCGGCAAGGGGGGTCTCCGCTTCGACCATCCGCTCTGCCTGGGGGCCATCGGCGCGACCGGCACGCTGGCGGCCAACCGGATCGCCGCTGACGCCGACCTGGTCATCGGCATCGGGACGCGCTACTCCGACTTCACCACGGCCTCGAAGACAGGGTTTCAGAACCCGGACGTGCGGTTCATCAACATCAACGTGGCCGAGTTCGACGCCGCCAAGCACGGCGCGCTGATGCTGGTCGGGGATGCCCGCGCCACGCTGGACGAGCTGGGCGCGCTGCTCGACGGGCACGGCGTCGAGCCGGCCTTCCGCCGGCGGGCCGAAGCGCTGCACGGCGAGTGGGAGGCGGAGGTTGAGCGCATCTACGGCATCCGTCACCAGCCGCTGCCGAGCCAGGGCGAGCTGATTGGCGCGGTCAACGAGCACGGCGACCACGATGCCATCATGGTCTGCGCGGCCGGCAGCCTCCCTGGCGATCTCCATAAGCTGTGGCGCACCCGCCACCCGAAGCAATACCACCTGGAGTACGGCTACTCCTGCATGGGCTACGAGATCGCCGGCGGTCTCGGGATCAAGATGGCTGCGCCCGACCGCGAGGTCTACGTGATGGTCGGGGATGGCAGCTACCTGATGCTCTCCTCGGAGATCGTGACGTCGGTGCAGGAGGGCATGAAGCTGACCATCGTGTTGCTCGACAACGACGGGTACAAGAGCATCGGGGCGCTGAGCCGGTCGCTCGGGCAGAGCGGCTTCGGCACGCGCTACGCCTTCCCGCACGAGGGCAGCCTGCCCGGCGATGAGCTTGCCGACCACGTTCAGCGCCTGCCGGTGGATCTCGCCGCCAACGCCGAGAGCCTCGGGGCGCAGGTGATCCGCTGCTACACCTACGACGAGGTGGTAACAGCGCTCCAGACGGCGAAAACGAACACGCGCACAACGGTGATCTACATCCGCAACGACCGCCTTGAGGGTGTCCCTGGCTACGACTCCTGGTGGGACGTGCCCGTAGCCGAGGTCAGCGCGATGCCCGAGGTGCAGCAGAAGCGCCGCGAGTGGGAGCCGATGCGGGCGAAGGAGCGGCTGTTCCTCGGCACCGAGTAG
- a CDS encoding amidohydrolase has translation MIVDSHCHAWRYWPYEPPVPDPESRGTIEQLLWEMDRNGVDKAVVICARIEHNPDNNDYIAYQARRFPDRLYQFADVDCRWWETYHQPGAADRLRQAVHRYGLRGFTHYFDPQDDGSWYLSDEGLAFLQAAVDLNQIASFAMPARLQPVLRQLAERFPSLHFLCHHMAGARLAEGPDGGQGLREIVKSAALPNIHVKLSGFHYLNPVGWDFPHAACRPVVKALYEHFGPERLHWGSDYPVLRKAMTYQQALEAVRTHCDFIASADLRRILGDSLYDLLERHGSASG, from the coding sequence ATGATCGTCGATTCGCACTGCCACGCCTGGCGCTACTGGCCCTACGAGCCGCCCGTCCCCGACCCCGAGTCGCGCGGGACCATCGAGCAGTTGCTCTGGGAGATGGATCGGAACGGCGTCGACAAGGCCGTGGTGATCTGCGCCAGGATCGAGCACAACCCGGACAACAACGACTACATCGCCTATCAGGCCCGCCGATTCCCGGATCGGCTCTACCAGTTCGCGGATGTGGACTGCCGCTGGTGGGAGACGTACCACCAGCCGGGGGCCGCCGACCGGCTGCGACAGGCCGTCCACCGCTACGGCCTGCGCGGGTTCACCCACTACTTCGATCCGCAGGACGACGGCTCCTGGTACCTTTCCGACGAAGGGCTGGCGTTTCTCCAGGCCGCCGTCGACCTGAACCAGATCGCCAGCTTCGCGATGCCGGCCCGCCTCCAGCCAGTCCTGCGGCAGCTTGCCGAGCGCTTCCCGAGCCTCCACTTCCTCTGCCATCACATGGCCGGCGCGCGCCTCGCGGAGGGGCCGGACGGCGGCCAGGGACTGCGGGAGATCGTGAAGTCGGCGGCGCTGCCGAACATCCACGTCAAGCTCTCCGGATTCCACTACCTGAACCCTGTCGGGTGGGACTTTCCGCACGCCGCCTGCCGACCGGTCGTCAAGGCGCTGTACGAGCATTTCGGGCCAGAGCGGCTGCACTGGGGCTCGGACTACCCGGTCCTGCGCAAGGCGATGACCTATCAGCAGGCGCTGGAGGCCGTCCGCACCCACTGCGACTTCATCGCATCGGCGGACCTGCGCCGTATCCTGGGCGACAGCCTGTACGATCTGCTGGAGCGGCACGGGTCAGCCTCAGGCTGA
- a CDS encoding glycoside hydrolase family 5 protein, with protein sequence MLRVTGGQIVESSGAPIALRGTCVGGWMNMEDFINGYPGSEHGLRSAITSMLGTAKAEFFFERLLDHFFTEDDVVFMKQCGATVVRLPLNYRHFEQDRAPFQYVEDGFKRLDRAIRWCAKYGLYVILDLHAVQGWQNTDWHSDNANRHSLFWQHPHFQDRWVALWEQFARRYRDEEYVAGYNVMNEPVSNVSDGRLSDDYTPDWPNINRLYRRVVDAIRAIDPDHIIFLEGDYYSRLFDGLEAPFAPNLVYSSHNYTRAGFGPGPYPGELIGGYWDRAYQIERVDEAEGTVFSKRHNVPLWVGEFGSIYNGPPDENPYRMQAMADQIDIFNERGIHWTTWVYKDVGVMGWVHLDPRSEYMQRLKPVHEAKRQLAVDFWMQWLPSTPAKDLVRELARLAENAIDDPSVDPAGAERYLGQAALAGHIAALMQPAYARRFEGLSESEIDRALESFAFKQCLPREELLAVLRPRLTCP encoded by the coding sequence ATGCTACGCGTGACCGGTGGTCAGATCGTCGAGAGCAGCGGCGCGCCGATCGCGCTCCGAGGGACGTGCGTCGGCGGCTGGATGAACATGGAAGACTTCATCAACGGCTACCCAGGCTCGGAGCACGGGCTGCGGTCGGCCATCACCAGCATGCTCGGCACGGCCAAGGCCGAATTCTTCTTCGAGCGGCTGCTGGATCACTTCTTCACCGAGGACGATGTCGTCTTCATGAAGCAGTGCGGCGCGACGGTGGTGCGGCTGCCGCTCAACTACCGCCACTTCGAGCAGGACCGCGCACCGTTCCAGTACGTCGAGGACGGCTTCAAGCGGCTGGATCGGGCGATCCGCTGGTGCGCGAAGTACGGGCTGTACGTCATCCTCGATCTGCACGCCGTCCAGGGGTGGCAGAACACCGACTGGCACAGCGACAACGCCAACCGCCACTCGCTGTTCTGGCAGCATCCACACTTTCAGGATCGGTGGGTGGCGCTCTGGGAGCAGTTCGCGCGGCGCTACCGCGACGAGGAGTACGTGGCCGGCTACAACGTCATGAACGAGCCGGTCAGCAACGTCTCGGACGGCCGCCTGAGCGACGATTACACGCCCGACTGGCCGAACATCAACCGGCTCTATCGGCGGGTGGTCGACGCGATCCGCGCCATCGATCCGGACCACATCATCTTCCTGGAGGGCGACTACTACAGCCGCCTGTTCGACGGCCTCGAAGCGCCGTTCGCGCCGAACCTCGTTTACAGCAGCCACAACTACACCCGGGCCGGCTTTGGACCGGGGCCGTACCCTGGCGAGCTGATCGGCGGGTACTGGGACCGCGCCTACCAGATCGAGCGGGTGGACGAGGCCGAGGGCACGGTCTTCAGCAAGCGCCACAACGTCCCGCTCTGGGTCGGCGAGTTCGGCTCGATCTACAATGGCCCGCCCGACGAGAACCCGTACCGCATGCAGGCGATGGCCGATCAGATCGACATCTTCAACGAGCGGGGCATCCACTGGACGACCTGGGTCTACAAGGACGTGGGCGTCATGGGCTGGGTCCACCTCGACCCGCGCTCCGAGTACATGCAGCGGCTGAAGCCGGTCCACGAGGCCAAGCGCCAGCTTGCGGTGGACTTCTGGATGCAGTGGCTGCCGTCCACGCCGGCCAAGGATCTCGTTCGCGAGCTTGCGCGGCTGGCCGAGAACGCCATCGACGATCCGAGCGTCGATCCGGCCGGCGCCGAGCGCTACCTGGGGCAGGCCGCCCTGGCCGGGCACATCGCCGCCCTGATGCAGCCGGCCTACGCCCGCCGCTTCGAGGGGCTATCCGAGTCGGAGATCGACCGGGCGCTGGAGTCGTTCGCGTTCAAGCAGTGCCTGCCGCGCGAGGAGCTGCTGGCGGTACTGAGACCTCGCCTGACCTGCCCCTGA
- a CDS encoding gluconokinase — MPSVTLKNVEPPLVLAIDVGTTSVRTEIYDRRGRDVRGTGMSAETPLQATAAGAATLDADRVLDTTLGLIDKTLAVLATVHGGTFRIDAVAISTFWHSFLGVDAQHRPTTPLLLWADSRARQQMLQLRSRLDERAVHARTGCLLHWSYWPAKMLWLQQTMPDAWKTTRRWVSFGEYLHLRLLDRSVCGVSMASGTGLLDQNAQKWDDEMLDAIGLDPGRLLPLTGQGVAVGSLRDEYARRWPALAESQWLPAVGDGAVSNVGSGCVTQERMALMVGTSASLRVAWRGERTPIPWGAWCYRVDEHRFVLGCADSNGGNLFAWLSETLQLPSGKETEQQLSQMAADGHGLTVLPFIAGERGPGYAAHARAAILGLTQATKPIEILRAGLESVALRFALMYGIVTSELPAPQQAIATGGALQKSPAWAQIVADAIGRPLVASGEREASSRGAALLALERLGAIDNVETWPTTLEGTYQPDPESHDLLMRAQKRHRHFYQRLVVDEQPA, encoded by the coding sequence ATGCCGTCTGTCACGCTCAAGAACGTAGAGCCGCCCCTGGTTCTCGCCATCGACGTGGGCACCACCTCCGTCCGCACCGAGATCTACGACCGGCGCGGGCGCGACGTGCGCGGGACCGGCATGTCCGCCGAGACGCCGCTCCAGGCGACCGCGGCCGGGGCCGCCACGCTCGACGCCGATCGGGTGTTGGACACGACGCTCGGCCTGATCGACAAGACCCTGGCCGTGCTGGCGACCGTTCACGGCGGGACGTTTCGGATCGACGCCGTGGCGATCTCCACGTTCTGGCACAGTTTCCTGGGCGTCGATGCGCAGCACCGCCCGACCACCCCGCTGCTGCTCTGGGCCGACTCTCGCGCCCGCCAGCAGATGCTGCAACTACGGTCACGCCTGGACGAGCGGGCGGTCCACGCCCGGACCGGCTGCCTCCTCCACTGGAGCTACTGGCCGGCCAAGATGCTCTGGCTCCAGCAGACGATGCCCGATGCCTGGAAGACCACCCGGCGCTGGGTCTCGTTCGGGGAGTACCTGCATCTGCGGCTGCTGGATCGCTCGGTCTGCGGCGTCTCGATGGCCTCCGGCACCGGCCTGCTCGACCAGAACGCCCAGAAGTGGGATGACGAGATGCTGGACGCCATCGGGCTGGACCCCGGCCGGCTGCTGCCGCTGACCGGCCAGGGCGTGGCCGTTGGCAGCCTGCGCGACGAGTACGCCCGGCGGTGGCCGGCCCTGGCGGAATCCCAGTGGCTGCCAGCCGTCGGCGACGGCGCGGTCAGCAACGTCGGCAGCGGCTGCGTGACCCAGGAGCGGATGGCCCTGATGGTCGGCACCTCGGCCTCCCTGCGGGTGGCGTGGCGCGGCGAGCGCACCCCGATCCCCTGGGGCGCGTGGTGCTACCGCGTGGACGAGCACCGCTTCGTGCTGGGCTGCGCCGACTCGAACGGCGGCAACCTGTTCGCCTGGCTCAGCGAGACGCTGCAATTGCCGTCCGGCAAAGAGACCGAGCAGCAGCTTTCGCAGATGGCCGCCGATGGCCACGGCCTGACGGTCCTGCCATTCATCGCGGGAGAGCGCGGCCCGGGCTACGCCGCCCACGCCCGCGCCGCGATCCTCGGGCTGACCCAGGCCACGAAGCCCATCGAGATCCTGCGAGCGGGCCTGGAGAGTGTGGCGCTGCGCTTCGCCCTGATGTACGGCATCGTCACCAGCGAGCTGCCGGCCCCACAGCAGGCGATTGCCACGGGCGGCGCGCTCCAGAAGTCTCCCGCCTGGGCGCAGATCGTGGCCGACGCCATCGGCCGGCCGCTGGTGGCCTCCGGCGAGCGCGAGGCGTCGAGTCGCGGGGCGGCGCTGCTGGCGCTTGAGCGGCTGGGCGCCATCGACAACGTCGAGACGTGGCCCACCACGCTTGAGGGCACTTACCAGCCGGATCCTGAGTCGCACGACCTGCTGATGCGGGCGCAGAAGCGACACCGGCATTTCTACCAGCGGCTCGTGGTGGACGAGCAGCCGGCCTGA
- a CDS encoding fused MFS/spermidine synthase, with product MSSSLSEAEARAPLAPARVLPAISLTSGAFGLLLLVFLLSGASGLIYQVLWQRQLALVFGVSAYATATVLAAFMAGLALGGYVAGRVADRVRSPLLWYGVVEILIGVTGLLTPIAFASLQEVYGPLYRTVGGSALAPVLRFAIAFAVLLAPTALMGASFPLVVKAALGSRDDGGRAIGLLYAINTFGAVVGTLAAGFLLIGELGVRGSIGTAAALNVVAGLLSVLVSRQAAQPAQAADAPHAAATADVRCPPTLLRLLPFLLGVSGFCSLAYEVVWTRLLVLFLETTTYAFTVMLAAFLLGITLGSAAVSPFLRRAKNGPLALVALQALVAVSSLLALQALARMEPLLVALGFATEEGPSIFAMGVLAFTAMFPPALFLGMSFPLAVTLFTAGGESVGKRLGSLYAANVFGAIFGALSAGFLLVPTLGSNLTLTLLAGLNVLAAVLTLAADSWTPTRTRLSAALVGLLVVGVLGAAAPRAYADLLAARFPGERILWSEEGLETTVTITRDRDEHLAMYMNHHHQANDADWMVFFHRMLGHLPMLLHPQPKQVLVVGLGGGATAGATTRYDGAQITVVELSQSVVRGADWFRDVNYAVTERPNVTMLVDDGRNHLLVGGHTYDVITADAIWPTHAGSTNLYSIEYYRLARRSLNPGGLMLQWVNRDLPDEDHNLMIRTFLQAFPHVSLWFDGSLLVGSDQPLDPALPWVDRLFQQPIARAALSQVNIRSGDDVRKMYVADRATLEARVGPGQIITDDRPRLEYSTKFSSNSGPRKGLQEPARQRPTPTAQPRRR from the coding sequence ATGTCGTCATCGCTTTCGGAGGCCGAGGCCCGCGCGCCGCTGGCTCCTGCCCGCGTCCTGCCCGCCATCAGTCTGACCTCGGGCGCGTTCGGCCTGCTCCTGCTGGTCTTCCTGCTCTCCGGCGCCAGCGGCCTGATCTACCAGGTGCTCTGGCAGCGACAGTTGGCGCTGGTGTTCGGCGTCAGCGCCTACGCGACGGCCACGGTGCTGGCGGCGTTCATGGCCGGGCTGGCGCTCGGCGGGTACGTGGCCGGACGCGTGGCGGACCGGGTGCGCTCGCCGCTGCTCTGGTACGGCGTCGTCGAGATCCTGATCGGCGTGACCGGCCTGCTGACACCCATCGCGTTCGCCAGCCTGCAAGAGGTCTACGGGCCGCTGTACCGGACCGTCGGTGGGAGCGCCCTGGCCCCGGTGCTGCGGTTCGCCATCGCGTTCGCCGTCCTGCTGGCGCCAACCGCCCTGATGGGCGCAAGCTTCCCGCTGGTGGTCAAGGCCGCGCTCGGATCGCGCGACGACGGCGGCCGGGCCATCGGCCTGCTCTACGCCATCAACACGTTCGGAGCCGTCGTCGGCACGCTGGCAGCCGGCTTCCTCTTGATCGGCGAGCTGGGTGTGCGCGGCTCGATTGGGACCGCCGCCGCCCTGAACGTCGTCGCTGGGCTGCTCTCGGTGCTGGTGAGCCGGCAGGCGGCCCAGCCCGCCCAGGCCGCCGACGCGCCGCACGCCGCCGCGACAGCCGACGTACGCTGCCCGCCGACGCTGCTTCGCCTGTTGCCGTTCCTCCTGGGAGTCTCCGGGTTCTGCTCGCTGGCCTACGAGGTCGTCTGGACCCGCCTGCTGGTGCTGTTCCTGGAGACCACCACCTACGCCTTCACGGTGATGCTGGCGGCGTTCCTGCTCGGGATCACCCTCGGGAGCGCGGCTGTCAGCCCGTTCCTCCGACGTGCGAAGAACGGACCGCTGGCCCTGGTGGCGCTCCAGGCACTGGTAGCTGTCAGCTCGCTGCTGGCGCTCCAGGCGTTGGCTCGCATGGAGCCGCTGCTCGTGGCCCTCGGGTTTGCGACCGAGGAGGGGCCGTCGATCTTCGCGATGGGCGTGCTGGCGTTCACCGCCATGTTCCCGCCGGCCCTCTTCCTGGGCATGAGCTTTCCGCTGGCGGTGACCCTCTTCACGGCCGGCGGCGAGAGCGTCGGGAAGCGGCTCGGCTCGCTGTACGCCGCCAACGTGTTCGGCGCGATCTTCGGGGCGCTCTCAGCCGGCTTCCTGCTCGTGCCCACGCTCGGCAGCAACCTCACCCTGACGCTGCTGGCCGGCCTCAACGTGCTGGCGGCCGTCCTGACGCTCGCCGCCGACTCCTGGACCCCGACGCGCACGCGCCTGTCGGCGGCGCTGGTGGGCCTGCTGGTGGTCGGGGTACTGGGAGCCGCCGCGCCGCGCGCCTACGCCGACCTGCTGGCCGCCCGCTTCCCCGGCGAGCGGATCCTCTGGTCGGAAGAGGGCCTGGAGACGACCGTCACCATCACCCGTGACCGCGACGAGCACCTGGCGATGTACATGAACCACCATCACCAGGCGAACGACGCCGACTGGATGGTCTTCTTCCACCGGATGCTCGGGCACCTGCCGATGCTGCTCCACCCGCAGCCGAAGCAGGTCCTGGTGGTCGGCCTGGGCGGCGGCGCGACGGCCGGGGCCACCACCCGCTACGACGGCGCACAGATCACCGTGGTCGAGCTGTCGCAGAGCGTGGTGCGGGGCGCGGACTGGTTCCGCGACGTGAACTACGCCGTCACCGAGCGCCCGAACGTCACGATGCTGGTGGACGATGGCCGCAACCACCTGCTGGTCGGCGGCCACACCTACGACGTGATCACCGCCGATGCGATCTGGCCGACCCACGCCGGCAGCACGAACCTCTACTCCATCGAGTACTACCGGCTGGCGCGCCGCTCGCTGAACCCCGGCGGCCTGATGCTGCAGTGGGTCAACCGCGATCTGCCCGACGAGGATCACAACCTGATGATCCGCACGTTCCTGCAGGCGTTCCCGCACGTCAGCCTCTGGTTCGACGGGAGCCTGCTGGTCGGGTCGGACCAGCCGTTGGACCCGGCACTGCCCTGGGTGGATCGCCTGTTTCAGCAGCCCATCGCCCGGGCCGCGCTGTCACAGGTGAACATCCGCTCCGGCGACGACGTCCGCAAGATGTACGTCGCAGACCGCGCCACCCTTGAAGCGCGCGTCGGCCCCGGCCAGATCATCACCGACGACCGCCCTCGCCTGGAATACTCCACGAAGTTCTCGTCGAACAGCGGCCCACGCAAGGGGCTCCAGGAGCCTGCCCGCCAGCGGCCAACCCCGACGGCCCAGCCGCGCCGCCGCTGA
- a CDS encoding methyltransferase domain-containing protein codes for MQSRLQFLKQWMRNPREMGSITPSSRFLTRELLGQIDFERARFVAELGPGTGVFTRPILEALHPEGKLLAIDTNPTFVEHLRREYPDPRLTVLEASAEQIDVLTREAGWPRVDAVISGIPYSLLPPPLIRSILDAARRSLGDHGLMVGYQYSKMLRPFLLDAFGNVHYRSVLLNLPPAVVYTCHVGGATH; via the coding sequence GTGCAGTCCCGTCTTCAGTTCCTCAAGCAGTGGATGCGGAACCCGCGCGAGATGGGCTCGATCACGCCGAGCTCGCGCTTTCTGACGCGCGAGCTGCTTGGCCAGATCGATTTCGAGCGCGCACGCTTTGTCGCCGAGCTTGGTCCGGGCACCGGGGTGTTCACGAGGCCGATCCTCGAGGCGCTGCACCCCGAAGGCAAACTCCTGGCCATCGACACCAACCCGACGTTCGTGGAACACCTGCGCCGCGAGTACCCTGACCCACGGCTGACGGTCCTGGAAGCCTCGGCGGAGCAGATCGACGTGCTCACCCGGGAGGCCGGCTGGCCGCGCGTCGACGCCGTTATATCGGGGATCCCCTACTCGCTGCTGCCGCCCCCGCTCATCCGCTCGATCCTCGACGCGGCCCGGCGCAGCCTTGGCGACCACGGCCTGATGGTTGGCTACCAGTACTCGAAGATGCTCCGGCCGTTCCTGCTGGACGCGTTCGGCAACGTCCACTACCGCTCGGTGCTACTGAACTTGCCGCCGGCCGTCGTCTACACGTGCCACGTCGGCGGGGCCACCCACTAG